Proteins encoded by one window of Oreochromis niloticus isolate F11D_XX linkage group LG17, O_niloticus_UMD_NMBU, whole genome shotgun sequence:
- the fetub gene encoding fetuin B has protein sequence MKTCVLLSLLLALGCLTINGAPVEHVGMEPASCENASTKAAAELALTKINQDRKEGYIFSLHRLSNAHIKRHGENSVVFYLTLDVVETKCSVLSKNDWKSCETRPTANMPVYGQCKAAIFINKVHSAERLYKYNCVIRPVPAARVHEMCPDCPTLIHHDNNNVQKTVSHSLEKFNKESGLANCFALLKICRAAAGMAMSMYYNVEFSIQETICPNSAEATAEKCPLMNCEFAHKGFCKASLYHSPTNDEIIDIECEIYEPEAAEKEKKLHLLGGETDHSHNDTYSHSHEQDQTHDHVHDHTKSHSHHDETHKHADNHDHHHTHDHATGSTHRHAHDHSHDHSHSHDHVHAHHDKAHNHSSDFPNHHHDYKHAEGVHTHEHDHELALDHDHNHSHLHEHEHHHHHHEHEHENTPHDHPEGMVTMLPALGQPVTLPSFPDVPAGGPELGVTLPLKPDPQIPGEMEPAIEPFPTSVSDQCPVPKAGRDLVEKLFAEDAFFMLAV, from the exons ATGAAGACCTGCGTGCTGTTATCACTGCTGCTGGCGTTGGGTTGTTTGACCATCAATGGTGCACCAGTGGAGCATGTTGGCATGGAGCCAGCCTCATGTGAAAACGCATCAACAAAAGCAGCTGCTGAGCTGGCTCTTACCAAAATCAACCAGGACAGGAAGGAGGGCTACATCTTCAGTCTGCACCGCCTGTCCAACGCCCACATAAAGAGACAT GGAGAGAACAGCGTGGTCTTCTACCTGACTCTGGATGTCGTGGAGACCAAATGCAGCGTTCTCAGCAAGAACGACTGGAAGAGCTGTGAAACTCGTCCCACTGCAAACATGCCG GTATATGGACAGTGCAAAGCTGCTATCTTCATCAACAAGGTGCACAGTGCGGAGCGTCTCTACAAATACAACTGTGTTATCAGACCAG TTCCTGCAGCTAGAGTACATGAGATGTGTCCTGACTGTCCAACTTTAATTCACCACGACAATAACAACGTTCAGAAGACTGTGTCCCACTCTCTGGAAAAGTTCAACAAGGAAAGCGGACTCGCCAATTGTTTTGCTCTCCTCAAAATCTGCCGTGCTGCAGCAGGG ATGGCCATGAGTATGTATTACAATGTGGAATTCAGCATCCAGGAGACCATCTGCCCTAACAGCGCAGAAGCAACAGCTGAGAAGTGCCCCCTCATGAACTGCGAGTTCGCC CACAAGGGCTTCTGTAAGGCATCCCTCTACCACTCCCCCACTAATGATGAAATCATCGACATAGAGTGTGAGATCTATGAGCCTGAG GCTgctgagaaagagaagaagctCCACCTCCTGGGCGGAGAGACTGACCACAGCCACAATGACACATACTCACACAGCCACGAACAAGACCAAACACACGACCACGTACACGATCACACCAAGAGCCACTCTCATCATGACGAAACCCACAAGCATGCTGACAACCATGATCACCACCACACACATGACCATGCCACAGGCAGCACACACAGGCACGCTCATGACCACTCCCACGACCACAGTCACAGTCACGATCACGTGCACGCTCATCACGACAAGGCACACAACCACAGCAGTGACTTTCCTAACCACCACCACGACTACAAGCACGCTGAAGGTGTGCACACCCATGAACATGACCACGAGCTGGCGCTGGACCACGATCACAACCACAGTCACCTGCATGAACACGagcaccaccaccatcaccacgaGCACGAACATGAGAACACACCCCACGACCACCCAGAAGGCATGGTGACAATGCTGCCAGCTCTGGGCCAGCCTGTGACCCTGCCTTCCTTCCCTGATGTCCCTGCTGGTGGCCCTGAGCTCGGAGTCACTCTCCCACTTAAACCCGACCCCCAGATTCCTGGAGAAATGGAACCTGCCATCGAGCCCTTCCCAACCTCAGTCTCAGACCAGTGTCCTGTCCCAAAGGCAGGGCGTGACCTGGTGGAGAAACTCTTTGCTGAGGACGCTTTTTTTATGCTTGCTGTATGA